From one Lycium barbarum isolate Lr01 chromosome 6, ASM1917538v2, whole genome shotgun sequence genomic stretch:
- the LOC132643524 gene encoding protein FATTY ACID EXPORT 2, chloroplastic-like, with the protein MGEFLAISQSSIVLPHFRFQAWSQRQHFVAHSQPLRSLLSSLHPLTTPCTVSLNFSTRSKHLVRASVVSDSTMPTTFTADSAGPGIDILPETGGGGGDSGSANGGNSGGGGDNGGNNNNDGGNEDGSDEGKDHNSKKKMALSMSQKLTLGYAFLVGAGGFMGYLKSGSTKSLIAGGVSAALLYSVYVMLPTQPVMASAMGFVLSAGLLGVMGSRFLKSKKIFPAGVVSFVSLVMTGGYLHGILRVAH; encoded by the coding sequence ATGGGAGAATTTTTGGCCATTTCTCAGTCCTCCATCGTGTTGCCTCACTTCCGCTTCCAAGCTTGGAGTCAAAGGCAGCATTTTGTTGCTCATAGTCAGCCTTTGAGGTCACTTCTTTCATCTCTGCATCCCTTGACTACCCCTTGCACAGTGTCTCTGAACTTCTCCACTCGATCGAAGCATTTAGTCAGAGCCAGTGTTGTCTCTGACTCTACAATGCCGACTACCTTTACTGCTGATTCAGCTGGGCCAGGAATCGATATTCTGCCAGAGACAGGTGGCGGTGGAGGTGATTCCGGGAGTGCAAATGGCGGCAACAGTGGCGGCGGGGGAGATAATGGTGGAAATAATAATAACGATGGTGGCAATGAGGACGGGTCAGATGAAGGCAAAGATCATAACAGTAAAAAGAAAATGGCCCTTTCTATGTCCCAAAAATTGACATTGGGCTATGCTTTCTTGGTTGGAGCTGGTGGCTTTATGGGTTATCTGAAGAGTGGCAGCACGAAATCCCTGATTGCAGGTGGAGTTTCTGCAGCCCTTCTGTACTCTGTTTATGTTATGCTTCCAACACAACCTGTTATGGCATCAGCAATGGGTTTCGTCCTGTCGGCTGGACTTCTTGGAGTAATGGGATCTCGTTTTCTGAAATCGAAGAAGATTTTCCCAGCTGGTGTCGTCTCGTTTGTGTCTCTTGTTATGACTGGTGGGTATTTGCATGGAATATTGCGCGTTGCGCATTAG